The sequence below is a genomic window from Sceloporus undulatus isolate JIND9_A2432 ecotype Alabama chromosome 5, SceUnd_v1.1, whole genome shotgun sequence.
gacaaagagtggcttgtgtccaTGAGTCATCACTCATTTGCTTAATTTAGATTTGGATTTTATGTAACGAGttaaaaggtttttgtttgttttttaaagttcaatttgttcacccaccGTATTGTATGTGGATCAATTTGtgattcaaaaattagaaattaggtTTCTTAATCTTAAAATGTGTTACTACTTTTGTAAGGGGTGCTAACATTCATCAAACATTTtctaggggtgtggggcatagaaaaggttgggatcCACTGTTCTATGTCATCATCCTAAGAGCTCACTCCTTCTCTGGTGTCAGAGAAAGACTTctatgatagcaatagcaagtacatttctataccgcttaacagtgcacttaagcactccctaagtggtttacagtgtgtaagctaattgcccgcaacaagctgggtacttattttagtgacatATGGAAGGGTGCAAGGCTCAGTTGACCCTGAAGCCCTGCAGGATccaactcacagccttgtggctgtgagaggctctgcagtaccagcatttaatcactgtgccaccagggctccatcacTTTCCTGCTTGCTTTGTAAGGAAGAAGCTAAATTCTCTGAGAACACTGTATTAGCAAACAGTGGCCAGGATCTTATATTACTTCATTACTGTAAACATCCTCTGGCACAGCTGCCCTGACTGCCTGAGTGCAGatgaagcgggatataaataatttgttgttgttgttgttgttgttgttgttgttgttggaattaCTTTATGCATTCCCTATTCCACCTTAGTGTGATGCATGTGGATCGAAGATCAATGTGCATGGCTGGCAACCTGTTGTGCAaatgcaatttgcaaagccaagACATAGAGGCAATGCACATTTACATCTACTGTATGTACTTTAATGTGGTTTCACATGTGCAGCTTCACTTATGCCATCATCAAATGGATACATCTGTTTtgtgctgtaaaaaaaaatcactccacCTGTGTAACACAACTTTTTCATGCAATATTATTAACTGGATGCCAAACCTTGTGTATGCCAGGTAACATGAACATGAGTGAGCATGGCCATGTGTTGCATGGTATGTGTATCTAATTCTTACCTGCTTTTTTAGCCTCCACACCCCTCTCTTTAAGATATATTGCATTCTTTTGGCCTCAAAATATAACTGGGGAGTGGAAAAGTGGTGGCAGATAAGAATTAAGATAATTCCTCCATCCACTCCTTTACTCTTTACAAATGCACCTTTACCATAGGCTTTAGGTTGTTAAGCAAACATGAGCTTGTGAGCCCGTGTCTTCAGAGTGTTTCAAGTCTTACATATTTTCATAATCATCGTCAGATTTGATTTTTGAAATATAGCCAGGGCTTGCATAAATGGGTATAGGTTTAACACACAAGAGCAAAGTATAACACTTGGCATCTAGAGAAAGCATATGTAAAAAGGTTGATAGGAGGGCAATAACAGCCAAAAGCTGCAAATGTTCCTTTCACAGCTCTCCAAAGTTCACTGCTCCCTAACGTTCTTATGCAATGGACCTACTGGTCCCTTTGCTGTCCTACAGGCATTCCCTTCAGCTTTTGCATTCAATGCCTCAAAAATAAAGGCAATTTGAAAACCCAAGAACTTGAAAAAAATGGATAATGTTGACTTGGGGGAGGGGGTATATACTACATAACCTAGAGTGTATTATCACTTTAACATTTGTTCACATTTCCTTGGCCTTTCTGGATCTTCCAGAAAGAATGCCAGTTAATGCTTATTTGAATTATGTTTGGGTGAGAGGAAACTACTCTGCTTTGGCTGGACTGACAGTCACCATCCACTGATGTCACTCAGACTGCTCAGCAGCTGGCCATGGCTTTCAGTCATTCCTGCCCTAGGCCATATTTGAACAAGAGGTGAGAGGCCCTGTATTCTGTTACCAGTCCCCTTTGCAACCCATTGCTGATGGagttaaaaatgaaaagcatctAAAACTCTCAACTCAGGAAGAGGACAAGGGGTCCTTGTGTCACGGCAAAATATAGGTGCTCCAGCACACTTCTTGGAAAACAGCACTTAAAAGTAAACATTGAACTTATCACTATGTATGAATCTgacacttcttcttttttaaaaatcattttggatagttattttgaaaagagcattgtttttaaaatgcaggtacCCATAAGATTAATACACTCATATAAGAAGAAGTTTTATGAATTCTAACCTCTGTTATATTTGTATCAAAGCAATATTCTGATTCAAGTAAATGTTTTAACAAGTTGAATCCAACAGTTATTTACTGTGTGGACTTCAATGGGATGAATAAGTGTTGTAAGTGTGTCACTGTATATCCAGATTACAACTCACTCTCCCTTGGTTCAAGCCTAGGTGCTGAAACATTCATAAGCCGACTGTAATTTTAACAGATGCACCTCATGTCAGCTTACTAAAACTGTTGTGTAAAGTAGGGTAGAGTaattaatttacatttaaattactAGAGGAGCATTTTTGGCATCCTAGCACTCAACCTAACACTAAATATAGTTCTCACTCACCTCACTTAAAGAAGGATTCCTAAATGGGAAGAACCCAAGAAGCAGAGCAAAATATCAGCAGCTCTGAAAGGCAACAAATGAGTCACTCTTAGGAAGCTAGACTGGGAAAGGATGATTCTGTCATTTCTGAGATGTTCTCACAGTGATGGGGCATCAGCACTTGGACATTATTCTGACAATTTTATCTGATCAGCatttaagagagagagattaactaGCAGAAGAGTGAAGGAAAGCTGAGAAGGGAATAATAAGGTTTGTGAAAGAAGGCTTCCCTATAATCTTTCCCTTCAGGTTCTAAAATATCTCTATGAAAATGATCAAACACTGGAATACCTGTGATAATAGAGGACAAGATACATTAGTGGAatgtctttctcctccttttctccttgttTTAATAGAAAATAAAGAACTACATATATGAAATCCAATGGTCAGCTGCTGGAACATGGCTTTATGACTAGTCAGATAAACTGATTTATTTAATACCATAAGTGTTATGAGAAACCCTGTTCAGATTTAATGTAATAGGTCTGTTGTAAGGGTGAATCAATTCAGTAGAATCTGAATGGGTTCATGTTAACATTCTGGggggaaaagggaggagagaaagaaggaaggaaggaaggaaggaaggaaggaaggaaggaaggaaatgaaacaaaactataTTTTCATCACGGAAACTAAAGAAAAAGCACAAAatcaaggaaagaagaaaggaaacctTTTAAtgtcagagagaaaaataaaataaattgcaagtggaaaatgaacaaaaagatCTCAAGAGGATTAAAATATTGGTACCATATAAGCTTAGATAAATTGTGCTGCAAAATAATCCTCTGTGTACATTTCTATGTAGAATGGGCTAGATTCTTAAAATTTATACACTCAACCTTGACTTCCACTACAGAATAATTCAACTAAAATATCCTTTTCAAAACCACCTACCATTGTAACTTCAGACAAAAGCTCCATGGGGTTAAACAGGACTATTTGAATAAATATGTTGCTGCTAGTCAAGAAAAGTTGTTCCACCAGCTTTAGATAAGGCCTGCATATCAAGGAATGCATATGTTTTAAGTGTACAATGCAACATGCAATTGAAATATTTCCTGAGTGTATACCTTTGTGAGGCAGACTTTGCACTGATTTCCCTTTTCTTATGGTGGTCTATCTTCACACTTTTTCATTGTTTCAATGTCACATTAAAAATATCACCAGCACAGTATGGGCCACTGTTCCCAATCACTTATGTTTCCACAACCATATGGAGCCGATATTGATGTGTTATTTGTCTGTCCACTGATATGGCCTTCCAGCTAGATGCTTCTCTAATCATAATATCATATTACATTGGTGGAAATTGTGGTAAGGAATCTACACATATGTGTATGCCCTCCTTCAAGGGTACAAATTGTATTCATCATACTAGACATCCTCACAGTCAAGGCACATCATATAGAACTAGTTTTTATAAGAATAGAGAATAGTTTAAAGTGGAAAATTAGTCTGTGTTCAGTTATTCTGTAAGTATCTAGACATTCAATAACTTGCCTATCAAATACCATTCTTTCATATCACAGCTATAACTAACATCATCAGAATCTAGCCCAAGACACTCAGCAAAACATGACATGGTAACAGTGTCTTGATCCTCCTGGTCCACAGTATATTAATTATAATTAGAGTGAAAgacaagaataaaaaaagaaacaccaaTGGAAAGAAGAAGCAAGATTGGAAAGCCCAAAGTGAAAACAAGAAATGTACCAAGTGATCAGCAGAAAGATAAGGCCAGGAATCATAGCATGTCATTAGACAATTATTTTCAAGGCACATACTGATTTGGTTGCAAAATTATGTCCCTTCAGCTTTGAGTCACTATACTTTAACATGAACATATTGCACTGCTTCCACAGTTGTAGAACCCAGATTATCCTGGCTCTTCAATACTTCTAATTTTTATTGTCTTTCTCTCGTGATATTTgcttgttgtaaaaaaaaaaagtgctagCACCGTGGAGGTCAACATTTCCTTAAAAATCGGAAAAATTCTAACAACCTCCTCAGCCTAAGCTTCTTCTCATAATATCTTTCTTCTTCACATATAGCAAAACTCACCCCCAACAGACCCTTGGGGAGGGACAGAGAGAGTGAATCAAAGACGTACCATAATTCATGGTTGTGAATCATCATTGAGTCACTAGTTTACTGTCTAAGAATGCAATTCTGCAATCGGATCTCAAGTGAACCAAAGCAGAGGCTAACTATCAGTGCCAATTTGCACGAAATATTTTTCTGTGATTGTGACATAGTGGAGTCACATGAAAGACAGCCATATGCTTTCATAGAATGAATTATCATGGATCCATCATGGCAGTTCACGTGCAGTTTTAAACTGAGAATTGGGAaaactctgtttttaattttatatatccaTATTTTCATTATGGATATACCAAAGGGGAAGCCACACATTTCCATATACATGGATGAAATGGGAAAACAGATAGCAGGAATTCAGCCTACCAGTCAATATAGATGAATAGGGTTCTGAAGAGGCATCTTAACAAGATTCTCCATAATGATTTAACTGCAAAGATGTTCCAAATATTTTGTATATCTATTTTGAACACAGCATTTGCAAAAGATGTAATATTAGAccacttaaaaataaatctaatATCAGTAACTGTTAATTGTACCTGAACCATTTGACTATCAGAGAATGGTATATTTTGCATACCCACCCACAAAGCCTTGTGAAAGCTATGTTCTAACTGTTGAAATACAGGAAAAGTGTTCCCTGTATATGTGTGTACTGAAGCACTAACACCTAGCATCCTGCTTACGTAATACTTAATAATGTCCATTTTGGGCACTATACACATGCCTATTTGTTATACAGATGACTGCATAcaagcatgtgtcatctgaaatTAATATTCATATTGATTTCTTTCAAAAACATTTGTTGTGCAATGCTGTGCATGCTTACTCAAAGGTAAGTCCTACTGTATTCAGTGGAGCTTACACCCAGGTAAATATGCACAGAATTTCAGAATTaagctttttttattatttggacCCAGATTTCATTGatagtttaaaaattattaaGTAAGCTAAGGATTACTTTGGGTGCCAGATCACCACTGCAAACAATTCATTGCAAGCCAAGTGGATACTGAGTTGTATATATGTTTTACTCTTCAATGGTTGAGGGTTTCCACACCTGTGCTGTGACACCAACTTTCTTGGCTGAGAACTTTGGCCTGGGAGTAGTAAACATAGAGGAGGAGGCTGATTCTTGCTTCAAAAAAGTAGAGTGAACTGTTGGTGCACAGGACTCAATTACAGGGCTGGAGGCATTTGATGCGGAGAATGGTTGTGAACTGTAGGCTGGTACAGAGTACACTGAAGATGCTCGGACATTAGCAGGAGAACCAGTATCGAGAGATCTTGAAGGTAGAGCTTGTTTTGAGGCAGACAGTGAGTCAAACTTTGTAGGTTGCTTAGGCAGGCCTTCTTTATCAGAAGGAGGTTGAAAAGTAAATAAGGATGCATTCAGCTGGTATGGTTGATGCTTCATAACTTCCAAAGAACTAAGTGCTTTCTTAGGCTTTTTCTTGGTTGTTTTGGAAGCTCCAGGAGACTTTGACTGTGGTTTGGTAGCAGCAAGAGGATAAGATGGGGACTGGATGGGGTTGTATGCTACAGGTGGTGGTGCTCGGACATTTGATGAGTATTTCCAAGAAGCTGGTAAAGATGGTGTTGGTGATGAAGCCCGTGCCATATTGGCTTGCACAGTTTCTGAGTCAACCACGTACTTTTCCATCCGTGATTGTCTTTTGGCAAAAAGCTGGGCTCCCTTCCCACTCAAAGCTGGGGGCATTTCAAAAGCTGGCCCAACTCCTCCAGCAAGCACACTGTTTCCTAGTGGTGTGGTAGGTGTGGTTTTAGGTGTATAATTTTGGTGTGACATTGCTGTTTGAGGTCCTTTAAGTGGACTAGCTAGGTTAAGAGAAGTAGGAGGCTGTGGTGGGGGATAAGCAGGTTGCACTGTTTTGATAGGTCCTGGAGCAGCCACTTCAGGTGAATTTGGAGCTGGAAAGACAGGAGGCTGGGTAATTGCCACAGCTGGAGGGGACCAGACTGGTGATACAGGTGTCGTGGCAGTAGGAGAAACCTTAAGTGATGGTTTTGGAGCAACTGGAGGTGGGATCttctgtttggctgcttggatTTGCATGAAATTACAGGCCTCTGCTCCCAAACTGAGGTAGTCTTCTTCAGGACCTGATTCAAAGCCCATGCCAGCAccttttttcccttctgtatGTTGTACAAGGGACAAAAGAGCAGGATTGGGACTCATCTTGGGGGCTTCTTTGAAAGTAAACATAGGCTTTGCTGTACTTCTTCTTTTTGCCTCTTGCAATATTCCAGTTCTTTTGGCAGGTACTGCAATCCTTTCGTCCCTGGATGCAATCTGCTCAGTTGATTCAATTGGAGACAACAGAGTTGACTGAGTTGTGCTGGTGGCAACTGGAGTTAACACAGTTCTGTACATGGCTTCAGGTGGTGGGCTGGCTGATGTATAAGGAGGTGGTGCAGGTAGATCTGAGAGGGGGCTAGTCATACTTCTGGTGGGTGAAAATGGTGCTGCTGCTCTGTTCTGTACACCAGGGAAAGGTTTTGCTGTTCTGTTTGAAGCAGCTTTAAGGTTTTCTGAAGATGGATAGATCATATTTGTCTCAGGAGCAACACCAATGCCATTTTGTTGAATTGTTGTACCATGACTGTGGCTCACCTCTATGTAGCTTTTGCTAACATGGCTCTGCTGAACTCTAGAAGCTTCTTGCTTTGCTTGATACAAGGAGGAACTAATTTTCTGGGTACTTTCTACAGAAGTAGCTTCTCGGTGTTcctcagaacttctgtgcattcCCTGCATCTTCATAGCCTCTTGTTCGGCAGTGACCTGGTCTACCCTTTGACGTCTTTTGGCAAACATGAGTGCCCCTTTGCCCTTGCTGTCTGGAAGAAGCTGAGACATCTCGTCCCCACTTTTTGGTTTCTTTTCAACTTCAAGTAGCCCAGTGTCCCAGTCAAATGTCACAATCCGGTCCTCTTTGTCAAGATCAGAAAAGAAATCTTCATCGATTTCTGACTCACTTGTGCCTAGTAGAGTGACTTCAAAAGTGTTCTCTTTCTCACCTTCTTCCCCCTCGTCTTCTTCCCCCTCGTCCTCGTAACGCTCTAGTTCCCCAGTGCCGTAGCTGACCAAAGTATATTTCCTGGCCCTTTGGCGACGCTTCTTGAACATCAACACTCCCTTGGAGTTGGGATTGGGAGCTGCTGTCAGCAATAAGGCAATGCTCTTACATTTAGATTTGGCTTCTTTCACCTGTTTTTCTGACAGGCTCTCACTGCGTCTGAGCCCTGCAGGAAAGGATTAAGGAACATATTTTACTGCACTGGGTCAAATTTAACATGAGAACAATTTTAACAATAAGCTGCACAATAGCTATTTGGGGTGcaagaatacaatacaatagtaGTCTTTCTTATTCTAAAGCTGGAATCTTCAGTTATGCAAAGATGCATGGGCATGgcattaatattaatttttccaGTTACAACCATGATTAAAATTCCATAGCAAACACTCCCTGACATTCTTTGAACAATATCCCCCATCCCTCCTGTGGATTTGTTAGCTCAATTTGTAACAGCATTTGATACAAGGCATCTGCTTTGTTCTGTGTGCCTAATATAAGACAGTATAACATAAGAGGATAAATTAGCAGTCACATCAATCTGCACATACTAGGAATGTTGACTTACATATACATATTCCCAGAAAGGTTTTGCCAATCTTTTTCTTGATGTACGATCTGTTCCTGAAATTCTTTAACACTTAAGAAAAAAGTGCTTATCGAAACACTGATATTTATAGGGATATTCCCCTCAAGTGTAATTCATCTGGATGCCTTTCCCTCAACTCTTTGAAAAATATAGTAAATGCATACAAATAGCAAATTTTTAGCTATTAGGCTAGAGCAAGGGCAGATGTCATTGTGGGTCTACATGCAACCTACAGTTCTTTCCTTGAGCCCTATCCCCCTATCTAGAGTCTATTTTCTCTAGACTCTGAAGAATGTAATACTAGCTTTTCTCTGTTGGTGTTCTGGGGACAAACAGAATGTTCCAGTTATGAATATTATCTGGAGCCACCAAATTGCAGTTTGACTGGTATTTGATGAAATAGTAAGTACACGAACACATAGCGTAGAAATAATAAGCAACTGAGTAATGTAGTTGGCTGTAATGTGTTATTCTTTTGGGAACAATAGAATAATGAAGTTCCAATACAATAGTAATATATCAAATGGAAATGGGGTGAATCTATTGGTGTAATAAGTAGCATtttaatgttacttttaaaaattaagttttaaGTGAATTTCAGAGGCATTTGAAGGAATTCATCAAGGTTTATATCATTTTCTTATTAATCCTAAGGTTTTGTTTAAAGTCATAAAGTAACTTTGCAATACAAGAAGTTGTTTTTAGACATGTAATAGGCAATGGCAATGCTTTGctttgaaaaggaaggaaggaagcaaattttctttcttttgctctgCATAAAGTACTGGAGAATTTATTTTCATGtgcaattttatttccttttacacATTAATTGATATTTTCTACCTAGTTCAAGGTTCAATTTCTATGCTGAGCATTCAAAATAGAGGAGGTCACCCCATTCATCTAAATAGCTGGATTAAGTCTCACTCACATACGCTATGGATTACAGCTGGTTCTACAAGTCTTTcccatttatatctttttttataACCAGGGTGTGATTTGATCTCATTGAAATGTAAAGGTCAGATTCAAAGAGGCCAG
It includes:
- the SYNPO2 gene encoding synaptopodin-2 isoform X1, whose translation is MGTGDYICITMTGGAPWGFRLQGGKEEKQPLQIAKIRNKSKASKAGLCEGDEVISINGNPCTDLTYSEVITLMESLTDMLQMLIKRSSSGISEALSPEKENGRHSEIKNEEYKESTTLQIRTAVPKVHQELLITGVTVETTSKDVEQSHVDFSGTKQERELTPSHKIPPKVIEVPEAHLIDMPALTRGNGEKPGPTVELQLSLSHDKPKGTNAPAVTVLGTEECKPLETGPTLLKDGTSWVIPAPATKDPTVQWSSRSFQIASGNTGVKAIHETETKEPSLTKVEVILDCSSQAKESSRSVSEKGCVDSQVEGGQSEAPPSVVSFGISSEGTEQAEDDLHSEREHSRPHKHRARHARLRRSESLSEKQVKEAKSKCKSIALLLTAAPNPNSKGVLMFKKRRQRARKYTLVSYGTGELERYEDEGEEDEGEEGEKENTFEVTLLGTSESEIDEDFFSDLDKEDRIVTFDWDTGLLEVEKKPKSGDEMSQLLPDSKGKGALMFAKRRQRVDQVTAEQEAMKMQGMHRSSEEHREATSVESTQKISSSLYQAKQEASRVQQSHVSKSYIEVSHSHGTTIQQNGIGVAPETNMIYPSSENLKAASNRTAKPFPGVQNRAAAPFSPTRSMTSPLSDLPAPPPYTSASPPPEAMYRTVLTPVATSTTQSTLLSPIESTEQIASRDERIAVPAKRTGILQEAKRRSTAKPMFTFKEAPKMSPNPALLSLVQHTEGKKGAGMGFESGPEEDYLSLGAEACNFMQIQAAKQKIPPPVAPKPSLKVSPTATTPVSPVWSPPAVAITQPPVFPAPNSPEVAAPGPIKTVQPAYPPPQPPTSLNLASPLKGPQTAMSHQNYTPKTTPTTPLGNSVLAGGVGPAFEMPPALSGKGAQLFAKRQSRMEKYVVDSETVQANMARASSPTPSLPASWKYSSNVRAPPPVAYNPIQSPSYPLAATKPQSKSPGASKTTKKKPKKALSSLEVMKHQPYQLNASLFTFQPPSDKEGLPKQPTKFDSLSASKQALPSRSLDTGSPANVRASSVYSVPAYSSQPFSASNASSPVIESCAPTVHSTFLKQESASSSMFTTPRPKFSAKKVGVTAQVWKPSTIEE
- the SYNPO2 gene encoding synaptopodin-2 isoform X2, which codes for MGTGDYICITMTGGAPWGFRLQGGKEEKQPLQIAKIRNKSKASKAGLCEGDEVISINGNPCTDLTYSEVITLMESLTDMLQMLIKRSSSGISEALSPEKENGRHSEIKNEEYKESTTLQIRTAVPKVHQELLITGVTVETTSKDVEQSHVDFSGTKQERELTPSHKIPPKVIEVPEAHLIDMPALTRGNGEKPGPTVELQLSLSHDKPKGTNAPAVTVLGTEECKPLETGPTLLKDGTSWVIPAPATKDPTVQWSSRSFQIASGNTGVKAIHETETKEPSLTKVEVILDCSSQAKESSRSVSEKGCVDSQVEGGQSEAPPSVVSFGISSEGTEQAEDDLHSEREHSRPHKHRARHARLRRSESLSEKQVKEAKSKCKSIALLLTAAPNPNSKGVLMFKKRRQRARKYTLVSYGTGELERYEDEGEEDEGEEGEKENTFEVTLLGTSESEIDEDFFSDLDKEDRIVTFDWDTGLLEVEKKPKSGDEMSQLLPDSKGKGALMFAKRRQRVDQVTAEQEAMKMQGMHRSSEEHREATSVESTQKISSSLYQAKQEASRVQQSHVSKSYIEVSHSHGTTIQQNGIGVAPETNMIYPSSENLKAASNRTAKPFPGVQNRAAAPFSPTRSMTSPLSDLPAPPPYTSASPPPEAMYRTVLTPVATSTTQSTLLSPIESTEQIASRDERIAVPAKRTGILQEAKRRSTAKPMFTFKEAPKMSPNPALLSLVQHTEGKKGAGMGFESGPEEDYLSLGAEACNFMQIQAAKQKIPPPVAPKPSLKVSPTATTPVSPVWSPPAVAITQPPVFPAPNSPEVAAPGPIKTVQPAYPPPQPPTSLNLASPLKGPQTAMSHQNYTPKTTPTTPLGNSVLAGGVGPAFEMPPALSGKGAQLFAKRQSRMEKYVVDSETVQANMARASSPTPSLPASWKYSSNVRAPPPVAYNPIQSPSYPLAATKPQSKSPGASKTTKKKPKKALSSLEVMKHQPYQLNASLFTFQPPSDKEGLPKQPTKFDSLSASKQALPSRSLDTGSPANVRASSVYSVPAYSSQPFSASNASSPVIESCAPTVHSTFLKQESASSSMFTTPRPKFSAKKVGVTAQERGSERSLSISGWPPSTTSQSMSPISPGMFQPAPDYFGKPTPPGADNKPGKRLTPWEAAAKSPLGLVDDAFGPQTIQESIAANVLSAARRKTLPAPPDDWKQKVAYEHPAPSAHAKLSSFGRSHSATIYPPKSTMSAPSSTSHCSSRLHYAYYGQRAQTDPGMVSMDSRSDYCLSISDPNYNPHPKGWRRQT